One genomic window of Psychrobacter cibarius includes the following:
- a CDS encoding ammonium transporter: MQNQIFELQYALDTFYFLMCGALVMWMAAGFTMLEAGLVRSKNTVEILTKNIALFATACTMYMICGYAIMYGGNLFLSGIAGNETLVADALAASAENGFDGDSVYSAASDFFFQVVFVATCMSIVSGAVAERMKLWSFLLFAVVMTGIIYPLEGSWTWGGNDVFGMFNLGDMGFSDFAGSGIVHMAGAAAALAGVLLLGARKGKYGPNGEIRAIPGANLPLAALGTLILWMGWFGFNGGSVLKLGDIASANSVAMVFLNTNAAAAGGAIGALIIARIIFGKADLTMLLNGALAGLVAITAEPSTPSALQATLFGLIAGVIVVLSILALDKIKIDDPVGAISVHGVVGLFGLLIVPITNPAASFVGQIAGAATIFTWVFIASLITWAVIKLVIGLRISEEDEYEGADIAECGMEAYPEFVR, translated from the coding sequence ATGCAAAATCAAATCTTCGAGCTCCAGTACGCACTTGACACGTTTTACTTTTTAATGTGCGGGGCGCTCGTCATGTGGATGGCAGCAGGCTTCACCATGTTAGAAGCTGGACTCGTCCGCTCAAAAAACACCGTTGAGATTTTAACCAAAAATATCGCACTTTTTGCCACCGCTTGTACCATGTACATGATATGCGGCTATGCCATTATGTATGGTGGCAACCTATTCTTGAGCGGTATCGCGGGTAATGAAACGCTGGTAGCAGATGCCCTAGCAGCCTCCGCTGAAAATGGCTTTGACGGTGATTCTGTTTACTCCGCTGCGTCTGATTTTTTCTTCCAAGTGGTGTTTGTTGCAACCTGTATGTCGATCGTTTCAGGAGCGGTGGCTGAGCGCATGAAGCTGTGGTCGTTCTTATTATTTGCTGTGGTGATGACTGGTATCATTTATCCATTAGAGGGTAGCTGGACGTGGGGTGGCAATGATGTATTTGGTATGTTCAATTTAGGCGACATGGGTTTTTCTGATTTTGCAGGTTCTGGTATCGTCCATATGGCGGGTGCTGCGGCTGCATTAGCAGGGGTATTATTATTAGGTGCACGTAAAGGCAAGTATGGCCCTAATGGTGAAATACGCGCCATTCCAGGGGCTAACTTACCACTGGCAGCGCTTGGAACACTTATTCTCTGGATGGGTTGGTTCGGTTTCAATGGCGGCTCGGTGCTAAAACTGGGTGATATTGCCAGTGCTAACTCGGTTGCTATGGTCTTTTTAAATACCAATGCAGCAGCGGCAGGCGGTGCAATTGGTGCTTTAATAATAGCACGCATCATCTTTGGCAAAGCTGACTTAACCATGCTCTTAAATGGTGCACTCGCAGGATTAGTCGCTATCACAGCAGAACCCTCAACCCCATCTGCATTACAAGCAACACTGTTTGGTTTGATCGCTGGCGTTATCGTTGTGCTATCTATCTTAGCATTGGATAAAATAAAAATAGATGATCCAGTGGGTGCTATCTCAGTTCATGGTGTAGTCGGTCTGTTCGGTCTACTTATCGTACCAATTACCAATCCAGCAGCATCGTTCGTAGGTCAGATTGCTGGTGCAGCCACTATCTTTACTTGGGTATTCATCGCCAGCTTAATCACTTGGGCAGTTATCAAATTAGTGATTGGTCTGCGTATCTCTGAAGAAGATGAGTATGAAGGTGCGGATATAGCAGAGTGTGGTATGGAAGCATATCCAGAATTTGTGAGATAA
- a CDS encoding DUF2147 domain-containing protein: MKLFTKTTLAVAGISLASMAFAADPLANTTWQTFDEGKPKGTVKITESNGVLTGTLIATNSAKGKKHVGTTIIKGLKSDGGGKYSGGTITDPEKGKDYRMTANLSGNTLNLKGYIGPFSRSQTWKKK, translated from the coding sequence ATGAAATTATTTACCAAAACCACTCTAGCTGTTGCAGGTATCAGTTTAGCAAGCATGGCATTCGCCGCTGATCCTTTGGCCAATACCACATGGCAGACATTTGATGAAGGTAAGCCAAAAGGTACCGTAAAGATTACTGAGTCAAATGGTGTACTAACAGGTACGCTTATCGCTACTAACTCAGCCAAAGGTAAAAAGCACGTTGGTACGACCATTATTAAAGGTTTAAAGTCTGATGGTGGTGGCAAATATAGTGGTGGTACGATCACTGATCCTGAAAAAGGCAAAGATTATCGTATGACCGCAAACTTGAGTGGCAACACCTTAAATCTAAAAGGTTATATCGGTCCATTCTCACGCAGTCAAACGTGGAAAAAGAAATAA
- a CDS encoding DNA/RNA non-specific endonuclease has translation MKNSITMTVMAVVVSITSAHADDFTQCSESFYGGVYPEFINTKLSNKTQALCMDGFAIMYSGVSRTPLWSAEYLDRKRLQQAKEIDREDSFHEESRLPKSARASLSDYSGSGYDRGHLAPNADMANRSQQYDSFSLANIAPQSPRNNRYIWRNIESATRYLTQQYGEVYSITGVAFTGKTTKQLADRVLVPSHFFKAVYIPAINQAGVYYAPNDESERIEVISIDELSTRIGIDVLPVLDAKTKTQAFDLPLKAGESSELPDEPTEEPAWMLFVWAILEWVIAQLQA, from the coding sequence TTGAAAAACAGTATTACAATGACCGTGATGGCGGTGGTCGTAAGTATAACTTCAGCGCATGCTGATGACTTTACTCAGTGTAGCGAGTCTTTTTATGGTGGTGTCTATCCTGAGTTTATTAATACCAAGCTAAGCAACAAAACCCAAGCTTTATGCATGGATGGTTTTGCCATTATGTATTCTGGCGTGTCGCGTACACCGCTTTGGTCGGCAGAATATTTGGATCGCAAGCGTTTACAACAAGCAAAAGAAATTGATCGTGAAGACAGCTTTCATGAAGAAAGTAGGTTACCAAAATCCGCACGCGCCTCATTGTCTGACTATTCAGGCTCTGGCTATGATCGCGGGCATTTAGCGCCCAATGCCGATATGGCGAATCGCAGTCAACAATATGATAGCTTTAGCCTTGCCAATATCGCTCCGCAGTCACCGCGCAACAATCGCTATATCTGGCGTAATATTGAATCAGCCACTCGCTATTTGACCCAGCAATATGGAGAGGTTTATAGCATTACAGGAGTAGCATTTACTGGCAAAACAACCAAGCAATTGGCAGATCGTGTACTGGTGCCCAGTCATTTTTTTAAAGCCGTCTATATACCAGCGATTAATCAAGCAGGGGTCTATTATGCACCCAATGATGAGTCAGAGCGCATAGAGGTTATTAGTATTGATGAACTCTCGACCAGAATTGGTATCGATGTGCTGCCCGTCTTGGATGCCAAAACCAAAACACAGGCATTTGATCTGCCATTAAAGGCGGGTGAAAGCTCCGAGTTGCCCGATGAGCCAACAGAAGAGCCGGCGTGGATGCTGTTTGTTTGGGCGATTCTTGAGTGGGTAATCGCCCAATTGCAAGCATAA
- a CDS encoding DUF3726 domain-containing protein, whose protein sequence is MIVSHNEIVTIVHKAFTGMHREVGEADVIATMVAELQMAGLDGIRHFNNASPYILTEHDTPIDIVHQQDGAIRLDLHGSSLACHLPTIIDYALEKMGDLAHFHIYLQNCHNRWLAYSELVGLAAKGFACLAKWDNGSVPKHTLFTLNQGFVYPDLYFFDQAQANYNTNDMVIEIATQNFDIEQDIQHFNHKISTDELFETHQRAWKEGIYVDDAQWTILKKTAAAMLVENSETSSKGAGGA, encoded by the coding sequence ATGATCGTATCGCATAATGAAATCGTGACGATAGTACACAAAGCCTTTACTGGGATGCACCGTGAAGTAGGCGAAGCGGATGTGATTGCTACCATGGTCGCTGAATTACAGATGGCGGGCTTGGACGGTATCAGACACTTTAACAATGCCAGTCCGTATATCTTAACTGAGCACGATACGCCAATCGATATCGTCCATCAACAAGACGGCGCTATTCGTTTAGATTTGCATGGTAGCAGCTTGGCTTGTCACTTGCCGACTATCATTGACTATGCGCTTGAAAAAATGGGTGATTTAGCGCATTTTCATATTTATTTACAGAACTGTCATAACCGCTGGTTGGCTTATAGTGAGCTGGTGGGGCTGGCTGCCAAAGGCTTTGCTTGTTTGGCTAAATGGGACAATGGCTCTGTGCCCAAGCATACATTATTTACGTTAAATCAAGGTTTTGTGTATCCTGATTTATACTTTTTTGACCAAGCACAAGCCAATTACAATACCAATGACATGGTCATTGAAATTGCGACCCAAAATTTTGATATTGAACAGGACATACAGCATTTCAATCATAAAATATCGACAGATGAGCTATTTGAAACGCATCAGCGCGCATGGAAAGAAGGCATCTATGTCGACGATGCGCAGTGGACGATACTCAAAAAAACGGCTGCTGCGATGTTGGTAGAAAATAGCGAAACATCAAGTAAAGGTGCGGGAGGAGCGTAA
- a CDS encoding BCCT family transporter encodes MADLKGLNQVEQGRSNAANSTADKVSAVPAAADIDALGLKNPAFWYSGGFITIFVLMAIFAEAQLATIVDVGFKWSANIFGPFWQILLLATFVIALAVGAGRTGRVILGNLPKPEMDNFKWMAILFCTLLAGGGVFWAAAEPIAHFVSAPPLYGESPDLQQRAFNALSQSFMHWGFLAWSIVGSLTAIVVMHLHYDKGLPLKPRTLLYPMFGERVLTGQTGAIIDACCIVAVAAGTIGPIGFLGLQTSYALNELFGIPDTFATQLIIIIFAIVLYTLSAISGLARGMQLLSRFNVILAVALMVFILIFGPTNFIVNGYIQGVGTMVDNFIPMATFRGDEGWLGGWTVFFWGWFLGYGPMMAIFIARISRGRTIRQLITTVCIIAPLVTCFWFTVVGGSGLAFEIANPGSVSSAFEGFNLPGALLAVTQQLPFPLITSILFLILTTVFIVTTGDSMTYTISVVISGEREPNAMIRTFWGIMMGVTAIVLISLGSGGVTALQSFIVITAVPVSFILLPSLWNGPQIAQQMAREQDLYRPNQVEVRHKISEEKLAKEKLTQKTD; translated from the coding sequence ATGGCCGATTTAAAGGGACTTAATCAAGTTGAGCAAGGACGCTCAAACGCTGCCAATAGCACAGCAGATAAGGTCAGCGCTGTACCAGCTGCTGCCGATATTGATGCGTTGGGGCTAAAAAACCCGGCCTTTTGGTATAGTGGCGGGTTTATTACAATTTTTGTGCTCATGGCGATTTTTGCAGAAGCACAGTTAGCAACAATCGTGGATGTTGGTTTTAAATGGTCGGCCAATATCTTTGGTCCTTTTTGGCAAATTTTGCTTCTCGCTACTTTCGTCATCGCTTTAGCGGTTGGTGCAGGTCGCACGGGTCGTGTTATTTTGGGCAACTTACCAAAGCCTGAAATGGACAATTTCAAGTGGATGGCCATTCTATTTTGTACATTGTTGGCTGGCGGCGGGGTTTTTTGGGCGGCGGCAGAACCTATTGCTCATTTCGTGTCAGCGCCTCCTTTATACGGTGAGTCACCAGACTTGCAACAACGAGCATTTAACGCCTTATCACAATCTTTTATGCATTGGGGATTTTTGGCGTGGTCGATTGTCGGTAGTTTGACCGCGATTGTGGTCATGCATTTGCATTATGACAAAGGTTTGCCGCTGAAACCTCGCACACTTCTTTATCCTATGTTTGGTGAGCGCGTACTTACTGGTCAAACGGGCGCGATTATCGATGCTTGCTGTATCGTCGCCGTGGCTGCGGGTACGATTGGCCCTATTGGTTTTTTGGGTCTACAGACCAGCTATGCACTGAATGAATTGTTTGGTATTCCTGATACTTTTGCCACCCAGCTTATCATTATCATATTCGCGATTGTGCTTTATACCTTATCAGCGATCAGCGGTCTTGCTCGAGGCATGCAATTGCTCAGCCGCTTCAATGTCATATTGGCAGTTGCGCTGATGGTCTTTATTTTGATATTTGGACCGACCAATTTTATCGTCAATGGTTATATTCAAGGTGTCGGCACGATGGTCGATAACTTTATTCCGATGGCCACTTTTCGCGGTGATGAAGGCTGGCTTGGCGGTTGGACCGTGTTCTTTTGGGGTTGGTTCTTGGGTTATGGCCCTATGATGGCGATATTTATTGCTCGTATCTCACGAGGTCGTACGATTCGTCAATTGATTACCACGGTTTGTATCATTGCGCCACTCGTTACTTGCTTTTGGTTCACCGTCGTTGGTGGTTCTGGTCTGGCGTTTGAGATTGCCAATCCGGGCAGTGTCAGTAGCGCGTTTGAAGGCTTTAACTTACCTGGTGCACTATTGGCAGTCACGCAGCAATTACCCTTTCCTTTAATTACCTCGATATTATTTCTAATTTTAACCACCGTTTTTATCGTCACGACAGGTGATTCGATGACCTATACCATCAGTGTGGTCATCAGTGGCGAGCGTGAGCCAAACGCCATGATTCGTACCTTTTGGGGCATCATGATGGGGGTGACAGCGATTGTTTTAATCTCGCTTGGTTCAGGTGGCGTGACAGCGTTGCAGTCTTTTATCGTAATTACCGCTGTGCCAGTCTCTTTTATCCTGCTGCCATCGCTATGGAACGGGCCACAAATTGCCCAGCAAATGGCGCGAGAGCAAGACTTGTATCGACCTAATCAGGTAGAGGTAAGACATAAAATTAGCGAAGAAAAGCTCGCTAAGGAAAAGCTTACTCAAAAAACTGATTGA
- a CDS encoding membrane dipeptidase, whose amino-acid sequence MYQDHIVIDGLQYSHWDRDYFKMLQASGINAVHATLVYHEDARQTMTRFSEWHTRFEQNNDLILPVYSVADIKTAKEQGKVGIFFGAQNCSPIDDEIGLISVMRRLGLLIMQLTYNNQSLLATGCYEQNDSGITRFGQQAIKEMNRVGMIIDMSHSAERSTLEAIEISSRPICISHANPTTAHDALRNKSDTVISALTQAGGLLGFSLYPFHLPNGSACTLDDFCTMIANCADKYGVEHLSIGSDLCLNQPEAVLEWMRNGRWSKAMDYGEGNANNSGWPDTLPWFAGKDGMENIYNGLLKHGFNESDAGKVIGQNWFDFLEQGLKPLA is encoded by the coding sequence ATGTACCAAGATCATATCGTCATTGACGGATTACAGTATAGCCATTGGGATCGTGACTACTTTAAGATGCTACAAGCCAGTGGTATCAATGCGGTACATGCCACCTTGGTCTATCACGAAGATGCCCGTCAGACCATGACCCGCTTTAGCGAGTGGCACACACGCTTTGAGCAAAATAACGATCTTATCTTGCCAGTGTACTCAGTAGCTGATATAAAAACGGCAAAAGAGCAGGGCAAAGTGGGCATTTTCTTTGGCGCACAAAACTGCTCACCAATCGATGATGAAATTGGTTTGATTAGCGTGATGCGTCGTTTAGGTTTATTGATTATGCAGCTGACTTACAACAACCAGAGCTTACTAGCCACTGGTTGTTATGAGCAGAATGACAGCGGCATCACACGTTTTGGTCAGCAGGCGATCAAAGAGATGAACCGTGTCGGTATGATCATCGATATGTCTCATAGCGCAGAGCGCTCCACGCTTGAAGCGATAGAAATCTCATCGCGTCCGATATGTATCAGTCATGCCAATCCAACCACGGCTCATGACGCGCTACGCAATAAATCGGATACGGTCATCAGTGCCTTGACCCAAGCAGGCGGGTTGTTAGGTTTTAGCTTATACCCGTTTCATTTGCCAAATGGTAGTGCATGTACGCTTGATGACTTCTGTACGATGATTGCTAACTGTGCTGACAAATATGGCGTTGAGCATTTATCCATTGGTAGTGACTTGTGTCTCAATCAACCGGAAGCCGTGCTTGAATGGATGCGTAATGGGCGTTGGTCAAAAGCGATGGATTATGGTGAAGGCAATGCCAATAATTCAGGTTGGCCTGACACGCTGCCGTGGTTTGCTGGCAAGGACGGTATGGAAAACATCTATAACGGTCTGCTCAAGCACGGTTTTAACGAAAGTGATGCTGGAAAAGTCATTGGTCAAAACTGGTTCGATTTTTTAGAGCAAGGCTTAAAGCCTTTGGCTTGA
- a CDS encoding aldehyde dehydrogenase family protein, protein MSAHTAQQILQQDPTKSLYINGEWQAGVNTVANINPSDITDTIGEFAQASGDQVKDAIAAARHAQPKWEATSLEKKQSILQAIGDEMIARCDELGTLLSLEEGKPFAEGRGEIYRAGQFFHYYAAEVLRQIGDNAASVRPGVKVEVTREAVGVVAIISPWNFPTATAVWKIAPALAFGNTVIWKPANLTPASAVALAEIIHRQGMPEGTFNLLLGGGSSVGDALINSTDIDAVSFTGSVPTGRKVAAATAPNFIRCQLEMGSKNALVIADDADLQVAIDAAVAGAFGGSGQKCTASSRLIVMDSIHDAFVEGVVAKMKTLKVGHALDEGIFMGPVVDDKQLASNMDWIEKAKQSGANLAFGGERLEMPHDGYYMSPTLFTETDNSWDINQEEVFAPLACVMRVKDLDEAIAMTNDTRFGLTGGIITQSLRSSAMYKEQVQAGCVMVNLATAGTDYHVPFGGRKQSSFGPREQGQYAKEFYTIVKTAYQKAY, encoded by the coding sequence ATGTCAGCTCACACCGCCCAACAGATATTGCAGCAAGACCCAACCAAATCACTTTATATCAATGGTGAATGGCAGGCAGGCGTAAATACCGTTGCCAATATTAACCCATCTGATATCACTGACACTATCGGTGAGTTCGCACAGGCCAGTGGCGATCAAGTCAAAGATGCCATTGCTGCTGCCCGTCACGCTCAGCCAAAATGGGAAGCAACTTCTTTAGAAAAAAAGCAATCTATCCTACAAGCGATTGGCGATGAAATGATTGCTCGCTGTGATGAGCTAGGTACGCTGTTGTCTCTTGAAGAAGGTAAGCCATTTGCCGAAGGACGTGGCGAGATTTACCGTGCGGGTCAGTTCTTTCATTATTATGCCGCTGAAGTATTGCGCCAAATCGGTGATAACGCCGCCTCAGTACGCCCTGGTGTCAAGGTTGAAGTCACCCGCGAAGCAGTCGGTGTGGTCGCTATTATCTCACCTTGGAACTTTCCAACGGCCACCGCTGTATGGAAGATCGCGCCAGCGCTAGCGTTTGGTAACACTGTCATTTGGAAGCCTGCGAATTTAACGCCAGCCAGCGCAGTAGCATTGGCTGAAATCATTCACCGTCAAGGCATGCCAGAAGGGACATTTAACCTGCTACTTGGTGGCGGCTCGTCAGTCGGTGATGCACTCATCAATTCTACAGATATCGATGCCGTTAGCTTTACGGGTTCTGTACCAACAGGTCGCAAAGTTGCTGCTGCGACGGCACCGAACTTTATTCGCTGTCAGCTTGAGATGGGTAGTAAAAACGCCTTGGTCATCGCTGATGATGCTGATTTGCAAGTTGCTATCGATGCGGCAGTGGCTGGTGCGTTTGGTGGTTCAGGGCAGAAATGTACGGCTTCTTCACGCCTCATCGTAATGGACAGTATTCATGATGCCTTCGTCGAAGGTGTGGTCGCAAAAATGAAGACTTTAAAGGTCGGTCATGCGCTTGATGAAGGTATCTTTATGGGGCCTGTCGTCGATGACAAGCAGCTGGCATCAAACATGGACTGGATCGAAAAAGCCAAGCAATCCGGTGCCAATTTAGCCTTTGGTGGTGAGCGTTTAGAGATGCCGCATGACGGCTACTATATGTCGCCGACGTTATTTACCGAGACGGACAACAGCTGGGATATCAACCAAGAAGAAGTATTTGCGCCGCTCGCTTGCGTCATGCGTGTCAAGGATTTGGACGAAGCGATTGCGATGACCAATGACACGCGTTTTGGTCTGACGGGCGGCATCATTACCCAGAGCTTGCGTAGCAGTGCGATGTACAAAGAGCAAGTGCAAGCAGGTTGCGTGATGGTCAATCTAGCGACTGCGGGAACTGACTACCACGTGCCGTTTGGTGGTCGTAAACAGTCAAGCTTTGGCCCGCGTGAGCAAGGTCAATACGCTAAAGAATTCTATACCATCGTCAAGACCGCTTATCAAAAAGCGTACTAG
- a CDS encoding RidA family protein → MTTHSTKQSIKTSLYASKAPLEWAITCNGTLYTAQIPIDENGDVVAGGIEAQTRQTLDNLKHTLECANVGMDSVLQVMIYVTDRDYLKTVNQVYAEYFEAPYPNRAALVIAGLAREEMLVELVVYAAVP, encoded by the coding sequence ATGACGACTCATTCAACCAAACAATCCATCAAAACCTCACTTTATGCGTCTAAAGCCCCTCTAGAATGGGCGATCACTTGCAATGGTACGTTGTACACCGCGCAGATTCCTATCGATGAAAATGGTGATGTGGTTGCAGGTGGTATCGAAGCGCAAACCCGTCAAACATTAGACAATCTCAAGCACACACTAGAATGTGCCAATGTTGGTATGGATTCGGTACTACAGGTCATGATCTATGTGACCGATCGCGACTATCTAAAAACGGTCAATCAAGTTTATGCTGAATACTTTGAAGCACCCTATCCAAATCGGGCAGCGCTCGTGATAGCAGGACTGGCTCGTGAAGAAATGCTGGTTGAGCTGGTTGTATATGCCGCTGTGCCTTAA
- a CDS encoding LysR family transcriptional regulator, with product MKLQQLRHFLCVVEEGGFRAAADRANRSQAALSASIKELEKTLGQRLFEGGNKATLTPFGETCLPKIEQFMTVYQALEDDLKGAAAGDKGKIRIASVPSLVTKLLPSVLVEYSKKYPDVEIVLIDDNSVGVANRLLAGEIDLALGNCTSIDQSNIDFTLLISDPIGVVCLKSNSLNQPIKPSRNHQKTGLKWQQLMTQPFIYNGTCRLLENTPAEVLNRNARYTVENITSLFSLLRNDLGITTLPKLAFPSNEPELVWLDLLEPALDRQIGIFKLANKTISPPAQAFHELCIQYVQNHYIL from the coding sequence ATGAAATTACAGCAATTACGTCACTTTTTATGCGTGGTAGAGGAAGGCGGCTTTCGGGCGGCGGCGGATCGCGCCAATCGCTCGCAAGCGGCGTTGTCTGCCTCGATAAAGGAATTGGAAAAAACACTGGGTCAGCGCTTATTTGAAGGAGGAAATAAAGCAACACTCACGCCTTTTGGCGAGACTTGTTTACCCAAAATCGAGCAGTTTATGACGGTTTATCAAGCGCTAGAGGATGATTTAAAAGGAGCAGCCGCTGGCGATAAAGGCAAAATAAGGATTGCAAGCGTGCCATCACTGGTGACAAAACTCTTGCCTAGCGTGTTGGTTGAATACTCCAAGAAATATCCTGATGTCGAGATTGTACTAATAGATGATAACTCTGTCGGTGTTGCCAATCGTTTATTGGCAGGTGAAATCGATTTGGCATTGGGCAACTGCACCAGTATCGATCAATCAAATATAGATTTCACCTTGCTCATATCTGACCCGATTGGCGTGGTCTGCTTAAAAAGCAACTCGTTAAATCAACCAATAAAACCGTCAAGAAACCATCAAAAAACAGGGCTTAAATGGCAACAACTCATGACCCAGCCTTTTATTTATAATGGCACTTGCCGATTGCTCGAAAACACCCCAGCCGAGGTGCTCAACCGTAATGCGCGTTACACGGTCGAGAATATTACTTCCTTATTTTCATTATTACGCAATGATCTTGGCATAACCACCCTACCGAAGCTCGCCTTTCCGTCGAATGAGCCAGAATTGGTATGGCTCGACTTACTTGAACCTGCCTTAGACAGACAAATTGGTATTTTTAAATTGGCAAATAAAACGATTTCACCGCCAGCACAAGCGTTTCATGAACTGTGCATTCAGTATGTCCAGAATCACTATATTTTATAA
- a CDS encoding ElyC/SanA/YdcF family protein, with amino-acid sequence MSKGLISVTRGLLSVIGIILIIDCAALMVVGKVNFGSVVPFLLGMVFVIHGIFWHAIRRFCGQHYGFNRLWYGLWVVFILWLLSFALFIWSLQQQIALSQQPAPTVAAIIILGSGTVAGKPTPTLAKRLDTAVPLIETQPDALVMTSGGVGFQRTRSEADIMATYLHEAHGVPFERILQEGKSTSTEENLANSRTLLEAKGLSITDPIAIVTSDFHSIRAASIARHQGYTQPITVASPTPLSIRYNAWFREYFAFVSGWLLGEY; translated from the coding sequence ATGTCTAAAGGTTTAATTTCCGTTACTCGTGGCCTCTTATCTGTTATCGGCATCATACTTATCATCGATTGCGCTGCATTGATGGTCGTCGGTAAAGTTAATTTCGGCTCGGTTGTACCTTTTTTACTCGGCATGGTTTTTGTCATACATGGAATTTTTTGGCATGCAATACGCAGGTTTTGCGGCCAACATTATGGCTTTAACCGCCTTTGGTATGGGTTATGGGTTGTATTTATACTTTGGTTGTTGAGCTTCGCTCTATTTATTTGGTCATTACAACAGCAGATTGCGCTTAGCCAGCAGCCTGCACCGACAGTGGCAGCGATTATTATATTAGGCTCTGGCACGGTTGCAGGTAAGCCGACACCGACGCTCGCCAAGCGCTTGGACACCGCTGTGCCCCTTATCGAGACGCAACCAGATGCTTTGGTGATGACCAGTGGTGGCGTTGGTTTTCAGCGTACACGCAGCGAAGCCGATATCATGGCCACGTATTTGCATGAGGCACATGGCGTGCCATTCGAACGCATCTTACAAGAAGGCAAAAGTACCAGTACGGAAGAAAACCTCGCTAACAGCCGAACGTTGTTAGAAGCAAAAGGGCTGTCTATCACTGATCCTATCGCCATCGTTACCAGTGATTTCCATAGCATTCGCGCAGCCAGCATTGCGCGACATCAGGGCTATACACAACCCATCACCGTCGCCAGTCCCACACCTTTATCCATTCGTTATAACGCTTGGTTTCGCGAGTATTTTGCCTTTGTCAGTGGCTGGTTGTTAGGAGAGTATTGA